In Astyanax mexicanus isolate ESR-SI-001 chromosome 25, AstMex3_surface, whole genome shotgun sequence, a genomic segment contains:
- the khnyn gene encoding protein KHNYN has protein sequence MALSAVSGRLDRMEGEQQHVEDEFTCPGVLRGALQDLKPTVERVFGVVLRIGGEENSYTAQDGQIWLQLKGRKRDVEAAKLFVKGVVNQEAQQEEQYPEVLHCVFCGAKKFFMGCLIRMTSAHIAVGSPGCLLISGLAEPVVKAYSLIMDLVEKYKNNEIPAIGDSLDSRRVFKSLVEKLEDEYTLDLLALPVRVKEVLLDLVQQSGGDLGSWESSSTSAVPTRLQIQENVDRVVVGEPVARVDHHFALKQNRTLPAHSPLSDFPQTSKSHMYGGQDLDLNRIGHRRPEALAEIGIEREPHNQFLHCGVGDAGFRTRAEGAEGTNQRREQMKLFGDPSQSTDNKSRTDQQEERLPSTGNNPEYEHLLKFFTAMGYDEEVVNRVLYRTGPREPSQVLDLILQEQDKSGTHSSAEAPKQEASLGVTRDAGLGVNVNGAPGTKEDDDFVSGVVKKAAASCGYTEDNVAKVYSNFAELNPHELILSLQNVGRTDPEIPRDDERQRVEEMEEQQLSRKASATLQKVREGGFEVEKSSMTREEKHKNDRGTTLREKTQKNKVIPVKVQPWNQEQEALMELDINDWASKQDLPTPPGNQPFPNIHPFVRGPPQPTYPPTFPPYISDQHMMTPVEPPATKPKHKQGTPPGKTGEVVTGPQRFLEGLQSSFVLQLTNDPGDPGLRQIIIDGSNVAMTHGLGKFFSCRGIALAVQHFWSQGHRKISVFIPQWRQKKDPKTKEHHFMTQLQDLGLLSYTPSREVNGRRINSYDDRFMLHLAQKTDGVIVTNDNMKDLVDESPVWKEIIKKRLLQYLFAGDNFMVPDDPLGRSGPHINDFLRAQNSPPVPASHSFAGVASSFPPPTSQPRAHTEVLHYRERTPGGAGRPQKSGRSPSPPGEKVKDRSVEETQQLKRELVKIFPGQDSVVMMMLQCHPALTDINQLSEFILEQQKDT, from the exons ATGGCTCTGTCTGCTGTCTCTGGAAGGCTGGATAGGATGGAAGGAGAGCAGCAGCACGTGGAGGATGAGTTCACCTGCCCTGGGGTGTTACGGGGAGCTCTGCAGGACCTGAAACCCACAGTGGAGCGAGTGTTCGGGGTGGTGTTGAGAATCGGTGGGGAGGAGAATTCATACACAGCTCAGGATGGACAGATTTGGCTGCAGCttaaaggaagaaagagagacgTGGAGGCAGCAAAG ctttttgtgAAAGGAGTTGTGAACCAGGAGGCCCAACAGGAAGAGCAGTACCCTGAAGTCCTTCACTGTGTTTTCTGTGGAGCCAAGAAGTTCTTCATGGGCTGTCTGATAAGGATGACCTCAGCACACATAGCC GTGGGCTCTCCTGGTTGTCTCCTCATATCTGGTTTGGCTGAACCTGTTGTGAAGGCCTACTCCTTAATCATGGACTTGGTAGAAAAGTACAAGAACAATGAAATACCGGCAATAGGCGATTCTCTGGACTCACGACGGGTCTTCAAATCCCTGGTGGAGAAGCTGGAGGATGAGTACACTCTGGATCTGCTGGCGCTTCCAGTCCGGGTAAAAGAAGTTCTTCTAGACTTGGTTCAGCAGTCCGGAGGTGACCTAGGCTCTTGGGAGAGTTCCAGCACTTCGGCAGTTCCTACTCGACTGCAAATTCAGGAAAACGTGGATAGAGTAGTTGTTGGAGAACCTGTGGCACGAGTGGATCACCATTTTGCTCTCAAACAAAATCGCACACTTCCAGCACATTCCCCTCTATCAGATTTTCCTCAGACTTCCAAATCCCACATGTATGGTGGGCAAGATCTTGATTTGAACAGGATAGGACACAGAAGGCCAGAGGCTCTAGCAGAAATTGGTATCGAAAGAGAACCCCACAATCAGTTTTTACACTGTGGTGTAGGAGATGCAGGGTTTAGGACTCGTGCAGAGGGTGCAGAAGGGACAAACCAAAGAAGAGAACAGATGAAATTGTTTGGAGATCCATCCCAAAGCACGGACAACAAAAGTCGGACAGATCAACAGGAGGAGAGACTGCCCTCCACTGGAAACAACCCGGAATACGAGCACCTCCTGAAGTTCTTTACTGCTATGGGCTATGATGAAGAAGTTGTGAACAGGGTTCTGTACCGTACCGGCCCTAGAGAGCCCTCGCAAGTCCTTGACTTGATCCTTCAAGAGCAAGATAAATCAGGAACCCACAGCAGTGCTGAAGCCCCAAAACAGGAGGCCTCGCTTGGGGTCACTAGGGATGCAGGTTTGGGTGTGAATGTGAATGGAGCTCCAGGTACCAAAGAAGACGATGACTTCGTCTCAGGGGTTGTGAAGAAAGCGGCGGCAAGCTGTGGGTACACAGAGGACAACGTGGCCAAGGTTTACAGCAACTTCGCCGAGCTGAATCCTCACGAGCTGATCCTAAGCCTGCAGAATGTTGGCAGGACGGATCCTGAGATTCCTAGAGACGATGAAAGACAAAGAGTAGAGGAGATGGAAGAGCAACAGCTCTCAAGGAAAGCATCAGCCACTCTTCAGAAGGTCAGGGAAGGAGGTTTCGAGGTGGAGAAAAGTAGCATGACAAGGGAAGAAAAGCACAAGAACGATAGAGGAACGACTTTACGAGAGAAGACCCAAAAGAACAAGGTAATACCAGTCAAAGTACAACCATGGAATCAAGAGCAAGAGGCTCTCATGGAACTAGACATCAACGACTGGGCCAGCAAACAAGATCTTCCCACACCTCCTGGAAACCAGCCATTTCCTAACATTCATCCATTTGTACGAGGACCACCTCAGCCCACCTACCCCCCAACTTTTCCTCCCTACATCTCAGATCAGCACATGATGACCCCTGTAGAGCCTCCTGCCACCAAGCCTAAGCACAAACAGGGAACTCCACCCGGGAAAACAGGGGAAGTCGTCACAGGACCCCAGCGCTTCTTGGAAGGCTTGCAGTCCTCCTTTGTCCTCCAGCTGACAAACGACCCTGGCGATCCAGGATTGCGCCAGATCATCATTGATGGGAGCAACGTTGCCATGAC CCACGGTTTGGGAAAGTTTTTCTCCTGTCGAGGAATCGCTCTGGCTGTGCAGCACTTCTGGAGCCAAGGCCATCGCAAAATCTCAGTGTTCATTCCTCAGTGGAGACAGAAGAAAGACCCAAAGACAAAAG AGCACCACTTTATGACACAGCTGCAGGACCTGGGCCTGCTCTCCTACACCCCCTCCAGAGAGGTTAATGGACGGAGGATAAACTCCTATGATGACAG GTTTATGCTGCACCTCGCCCAGAAGACGGATGGAGTGATCGTAACGAACGACAACATGAAAGACCTTGTGGACGAGTCGCCGGTGTGGAAAGAGATCATCAAGAAAAG GCTGCTCCAGTATTTGTTTGCGGGGGATAACTTCATGGTGCCGGACGACCCGCTAGGAAGAAGTGGACCTCACATTAACGACTTTCTCCGAGCTCAGAACAG CCCGCCCGTACCTGCCAGCCACTCCTTTGCAGGCGTGGCCTCCTCCTTCCCCCCGCCCACCTCCCAGCCTCGAGCTCACACCGAGGTGCTGCATTATCGTGAACGGACACCAGGAGGAGCTGGTAGACCTCAGAAGTCGGGCAGGAGTCCGTCTCCTCCGGGGGAGAAGGTGAAGGACAGGTCGGTGGAGGAGACTCAGCAGCTGAAGCGGGAGCTGGTGAAGATCTTTCCGGGGCAGGACAGtgtggtgatgatgatgctgcAGTGTCACCCAGCCCTCACTGACATCAACCAGCTGTCCGAATTCATCCTGGAGCAGCAGAAGGACACTTAG